The following are from one region of the Thermodesulforhabdaceae bacterium genome:
- a CDS encoding flagellar hook basal-body protein → MAGIGTALYNGVNGLRSFSTAVSVVSDNIANANTIGFKANSIRFCDFVAGYYSTVSSFNDREGSGSRPLAVLTNFAQGPIINTANWSDLAINGKGFFGVKDASGNIYYTRDGGFYLNKDGKLVNYLGMSVLDKDGNEITLDINTYSDFVVRDNGEIYGINKQTGEISQNALATLGLYYFNDPNGLVRVGGNLWREGPNAGKVGPKQPGTEGMGTIMSYALEGSNVDLSEELVNMIIYQADFNANSKVITTSADMLNTAVNIVR, encoded by the coding sequence ATGGCGGGCATCGGCACAGCTTTATATAATGGAGTAAACGGACTAAGAAGTTTTAGCACAGCGGTGTCGGTAGTAAGCGACAATATAGCCAATGCTAATACTATTGGGTTTAAGGCAAATTCCATAAGATTTTGTGATTTTGTAGCGGGCTATTATTCAACGGTGTCTTCATTTAATGATAGGGAAGGTTCTGGATCAAGACCTCTTGCAGTTTTAACAAACTTTGCTCAAGGTCCGATAATCAATACTGCAAACTGGTCTGACCTGGCAATAAACGGTAAGGGCTTCTTTGGAGTGAAAGATGCATCAGGGAATATTTACTATACTCGAGATGGCGGATTCTATCTCAACAAGGATGGAAAGCTCGTCAACTACCTCGGCATGTCGGTGTTAGACAAAGACGGAAATGAGATCACACTCGATATTAACACATATAGTGACTTTGTAGTGAGAGATAATGGTGAGATTTACGGTATTAACAAACAAACAGGTGAAATCTCACAAAACGCCTTAGCTACTCTCGGACTCTACTATTTTAACGATCCAAACGGTCTTGTTCGAGTAGGAGGGAATTTATGGCGTGAGGGACCAAACGCAGGCAAGGTAGGACCTAAACAACCTGGAACCGAGGGGATGGGCACCATAATGAGTTACGCTCTGGAAGGTTCCAATGTAGATCTCTCCGAAGAATTGGTAAACATGATTATCTATCAAGCTGACTTCAATGCTAATTCCAAAGTAATTACTACTTCAGCCGATATGTTAAATACGGCGGTTAACATCGTCAGGTAA
- the flhB gene encoding flagellar biosynthesis protein FlhB translates to MAAGAQERTEKPTPKKIQKARSEGRLDKSREIINLASLAGGAIGLWIGLIIIYHSTKTMLETLWANGFSLAIREDFTNALVIGAVKHFSIMIALPMFMSLLFAVGANVYQNKGLVLVWKNLFKFDLSQLDLINGLKRLFSLRSSVEFLKSVIKFGAVAYALYSVFLGESHLFIPTIMQEPIEIAKTAGHASALMFIRVILIMLILSYLDMRYQKWQYIKDLMMTKQEVKEEHRQAEGDPRVKARIRSKQMELARRRMLAQVPKATVVITNPTHFAVALLYKPKEMEAPKVVAKGLDYMAQKIIKIARHYGVPIVHNPPLARALYKYVPLEGFIPVALYKAVAKVLAYIYQQKRRQVL, encoded by the coding sequence ATGGCCGCTGGAGCTCAAGAACGAACAGAAAAACCGACCCCTAAAAAAATCCAGAAAGCTCGCTCTGAAGGTCGCCTTGATAAAAGCCGGGAAATCATAAATCTTGCTTCTCTAGCTGGCGGTGCAATCGGGCTATGGATAGGGCTAATCATCATATATCATTCAACTAAAACCATGCTGGAAACTTTATGGGCTAACGGTTTCTCCCTCGCTATTAGAGAAGACTTCACCAACGCTCTCGTAATTGGTGCGGTTAAACATTTCAGCATCATGATAGCTCTGCCCATGTTTATGAGCCTGCTGTTTGCCGTAGGTGCTAACGTTTATCAGAACAAAGGATTAGTGCTAGTCTGGAAAAATCTTTTTAAATTCGACTTAAGTCAGTTGGACCTGATAAATGGTTTGAAACGCCTTTTCAGTTTGAGATCTTCCGTTGAATTTTTGAAATCGGTCATAAAATTCGGAGCTGTAGCATATGCGCTTTATTCAGTTTTTCTCGGCGAATCTCATCTTTTCATTCCAACCATCATGCAGGAACCCATAGAAATCGCAAAAACTGCTGGACATGCAAGTGCGTTGATGTTTATTCGGGTCATCCTTATTATGCTGATACTCTCCTATTTGGACATGCGATACCAAAAATGGCAATATATTAAAGACCTGATGATGACAAAGCAAGAAGTAAAGGAAGAACATCGCCAGGCTGAAGGAGATCCGAGAGTAAAGGCGCGAATCAGGTCAAAACAGATGGAACTTGCACGCCGTCGAATGCTGGCTCAAGTCCCCAAAGCAACAGTTGTTATCACCAACCCAACTCACTTTGCTGTAGCTCTTCTTTACAAACCAAAAGAAATGGAAGCCCCTAAGGTGGTGGCTAAAGGATTAGACTACATGGCGCAGAAGATAATAAAGATTGCTCGTCATTACGGCGTTCCAATTGTTCACAATCCTCCGCTGGCACGAGCCTTGTATAAATATGTTCCCCTGGAAGGGTTTATACCGGTGGCTCTTTACAAAGCGGTAGCAAAAGTGCTGGCTTATATTTACCAGCAAAAAAGAAGGCAGGTTCTATGA
- the fliN gene encoding flagellar motor switch protein FliN encodes MTTTVVENKDVHFPDLQESAGETKRRDLDFLLDIPLEVSVELGRATILINDLLQLGQGSVIELTKLAGEPLEILVNGKLIARGEPVVVNEKFGVRITDIISPIERVKQLGSD; translated from the coding sequence ATGACAACAACGGTTGTAGAAAACAAAGATGTTCATTTTCCTGATCTTCAAGAGTCTGCGGGTGAGACTAAACGTCGTGATTTGGACTTTTTGCTTGATATTCCTTTGGAAGTCTCTGTTGAATTGGGACGAGCAACTATTCTCATAAATGATCTTCTTCAGCTAGGTCAGGGATCTGTCATCGAATTAACAAAGCTCGCCGGAGAGCCTCTGGAAATTCTCGTTAATGGCAAGCTTATTGCCAGAGGTGAACCTGTGGTGGTTAATGAAAAGTTCGGTGTGAGAATAACTGACATAATAAGTCCTATTGAACGAGTAAAACAACTGGGGTCTGACTAG
- a CDS encoding flagellar basal body-associated FliL family protein translates to MAEAEEKQEQPKKKSKMKLIILLLIVVVVLGGGGFFAYTKFFKKSEGEEGAAPKPEKAKKPAQVITHKLDTFLVNLADPGGKRYLKVTMELELDNQKVVEEISKETPRIRDVILTVLSSKEFDEISTLPGKMTLKKELITKINASLKTGTVINIYFTEFLVQ, encoded by the coding sequence ATGGCGGAAGCTGAAGAAAAACAGGAACAGCCAAAGAAAAAATCAAAAATGAAACTTATAATCCTTCTCCTTATTGTTGTTGTCGTCCTGGGGGGAGGCGGATTTTTTGCCTATACAAAGTTCTTTAAGAAGAGCGAAGGCGAAGAGGGAGCAGCTCCTAAACCAGAAAAAGCGAAAAAACCAGCTCAGGTTATAACACATAAGCTCGATACTTTTCTCGTAAACCTAGCAGATCCTGGGGGAAAGCGTTATCTAAAGGTAACTATGGAACTGGAGCTTGATAATCAGAAAGTAGTTGAAGAAATCTCTAAAGAAACCCCTAGAATTAGAGATGTAATTCTTACAGTTTTGTCTAGCAAAGAGTTCGACGAAATTTCTACACTGCCTGGAAAAATGACGCTTAAAAAAGAATTAATTACAAAAATTAACGCTTCACTTAAAACTGGCACGGTAATCAATATATATTTTACCGAATTCTTGGTGCAATAA
- a CDS encoding flagellar hook-length control protein FliK, whose amino-acid sequence MMMPDVSRIVSVGQSGRSMARSDKINKDGTKPEGKNFLLSLMEQNDRNSKTMEQTSSSRESSSDDKKVKKKIDNAQEAKVDNVVNEMGLSYFFVLQEEVENQELSRVTLETKGELSINLQDASQLLAKLGFSSDDINSLQLQASDDGNVDLETLINFLSSHAPTQEGVTIQGDELSKILSGILFNGEALHFSLDQGKRFSLDEIKNILARVDQLPQEMKEDFIKNTLQKPSETILSSEISSTQDTGKVGQPEVYQRDAKDSFANTIISQDKNFTTIKTIDAAERLAGNYDSLSQAKPGNLVEKIDGEISEGSSSRLFSESDQVLETHTAIKSINSDTSSGFGDGGRSSQSFSFSQQPNANVIQVADTQIPMPGTVGTFSQTLNQVQSQPFQITQLISQTAVAPQLASYIQQMRQEGTNQLIIQLEPKELGRIVVKLSANDNKISTIIKTEQEEVSDLLRKNSEALKQYLEEQGLLLDEFSVETENSGGNEFNRQDSYKTAFSSSNDESTLNINNLIFHRTTTISTSSYPGGHLIYFYA is encoded by the coding sequence ATGATGATGCCTGATGTTTCAAGGATTGTTTCAGTAGGTCAATCTGGAAGGAGCATGGCTAGGTCAGACAAAATCAACAAGGATGGCACAAAGCCAGAGGGAAAAAATTTCCTGCTATCCCTCATGGAGCAAAACGACAGGAACAGCAAGACAATGGAACAAACATCTTCAAGCCGGGAAAGCTCTTCTGACGACAAAAAGGTTAAAAAGAAAATTGATAACGCTCAGGAGGCAAAAGTCGATAACGTTGTAAATGAAATGGGACTTTCCTACTTCTTTGTGCTTCAGGAAGAAGTCGAAAATCAAGAACTAAGCAGGGTCACACTGGAAACTAAGGGGGAACTATCAATAAATTTGCAGGATGCATCACAGCTGCTTGCAAAACTTGGATTTTCTTCGGATGATATAAACTCTCTCCAGCTACAGGCAAGTGATGACGGAAATGTTGATCTTGAAACACTTATAAATTTTCTTTCTTCCCACGCACCTACTCAAGAAGGAGTAACAATACAAGGAGACGAACTCTCCAAGATACTTTCGGGCATTCTCTTTAACGGCGAAGCTCTCCATTTTTCTCTGGATCAGGGGAAACGGTTTTCTCTCGATGAAATCAAAAATATTCTTGCCCGAGTAGATCAGCTTCCCCAGGAAATGAAGGAAGATTTTATAAAAAATACTCTACAGAAACCATCTGAAACCATTCTGTCATCTGAGATTTCTTCCACTCAAGACACAGGTAAAGTAGGACAACCAGAAGTTTACCAAAGAGATGCTAAAGATTCCTTCGCTAATACAATTATTTCACAAGATAAAAACTTTACCACTATAAAAACAATTGATGCTGCAGAAAGACTAGCCGGAAATTACGATTCGCTATCGCAAGCGAAACCGGGTAACTTAGTGGAAAAAATCGATGGGGAAATCTCGGAAGGTTCATCATCTCGATTGTTTTCAGAATCTGACCAGGTATTGGAAACCCATACTGCGATAAAAAGTATCAACTCTGACACATCCTCTGGTTTTGGAGATGGTGGGAGATCATCTCAAAGCTTTTCATTTTCTCAACAACCCAATGCAAATGTAATTCAAGTGGCAGACACGCAAATTCCGATGCCTGGCACAGTTGGCACCTTCAGCCAAACCTTAAACCAGGTTCAGAGTCAACCGTTCCAAATCACTCAACTCATCTCTCAGACAGCGGTAGCGCCGCAACTCGCCAGTTATATACAGCAGATGAGACAAGAAGGCACTAATCAGCTTATCATCCAGCTTGAACCTAAAGAATTAGGGAGAATAGTAGTGAAGTTGAGCGCAAATGATAATAAAATTTCAACTATCATAAAAACAGAGCAAGAAGAAGTAAGCGATCTTCTTCGGAAAAATAGCGAAGCTCTAAAGCAATACCTGGAGGAACAAGGGCTTTTGCTGGATGAATTCTCTGTGGAAACAGAAAACAGCGGCGGTAATGAATTCAACAGGCAAGACAGCTATAAAACAGCTTTTTCTTCTAGTAATGATGAATCAACACTCAATATTAACAACCTGATCTTCCACAGGACAACAACCATAAGCACATCCAGTTATCCAGGTGGACACCTTATATACTTCTACGCATAG
- the fliR gene encoding flagellar biosynthetic protein FliR, whose protein sequence is MKFTLLFQDVLVFLAVFLRVGIAVSVFPFFRAVEIPATFKALMAFFVSLIFYLPLASRVTPIPTDPILLGGIIIEETIFGILLSFSLLLILGAFELAGEIVSFQMGFGFAQVADPLTGVQITIISRFLQFLATLIFFSIDGHHFIITAIYKSFEAFPIGSLIAFYNEPLSYKLINLSATCLSLAIKIAAPVIVVLFLTEVGMGLIVKFAPQINILVVGFAVTILVGIFFAYLSVGGWVEVVSRAFKEAFTVTMELFTKRQ, encoded by the coding sequence ATGAAGTTTACCTTGCTTTTTCAAGATGTTCTCGTTTTTTTAGCAGTGTTTCTTCGAGTAGGTATTGCAGTTTCGGTTTTTCCGTTTTTTCGAGCTGTTGAAATACCAGCAACATTTAAGGCTTTGATGGCCTTTTTCGTAAGTCTTATTTTTTATCTTCCATTAGCATCCCGCGTCACTCCAATACCCACCGATCCAATACTCTTAGGTGGCATTATAATTGAGGAGACTATTTTTGGTATTTTGCTTTCTTTCTCGCTATTGCTGATTCTTGGTGCCTTTGAGCTGGCGGGTGAAATTGTAAGTTTTCAAATGGGTTTCGGCTTTGCTCAGGTTGCCGATCCCTTAACTGGTGTTCAAATCACCATCATAAGCCGTTTTCTACAATTCCTTGCAACGCTCATTTTCTTTTCCATTGATGGCCATCACTTCATAATAACGGCTATTTATAAAAGCTTTGAAGCCTTCCCTATTGGCTCCCTGATAGCTTTTTACAATGAACCATTGTCTTATAAACTTATTAACTTATCTGCAACCTGTCTAAGTCTAGCCATCAAAATAGCTGCTCCAGTAATTGTGGTGCTTTTCTTAACAGAAGTTGGGATGGGGCTTATTGTCAAATTTGCTCCCCAAATCAATATACTGGTAGTAGGTTTTGCGGTCACCATCCTGGTTGGAATCTTTTTTGCCTACCTTTCTGTTGGAGGCTGGGTGGAGGTGGTCTCAAGAGCCTTCAAAGAAGCCTTTACCGTTACTATGGAACTCTTTACTAAGCGTCAATAA
- the fliM gene encoding flagellar motor switch protein FliM yields MVDKILSQEEVDALLRGLSDGEIESAETAKVDYDESGIRPYDLTAQDRIIRGRMPTLEIINERFARLYRVNISGALRRVVDVSTTTTEMLKFGEFLKTLPVPTSLHIIKMDPLRGHVLLVIESKLIFNLLDCFFGGTGKSRFKIEGRDFTSIENRVIMRLVQSVITELDNAWKPVIPVQFQYVRSEVNPQFAAIVPPSDLVIVIHFEFELDQSIGKMILCLPYSTIEPIRQRLHASYQSDQLEIDETWIRRLKKRISEISVNIVAELGRTQIKPKDLLKLEKGDVLVLNQDVGKPIVVRVQGVKKFLGFPGTYHGSKAVKIAEFVYPETE; encoded by the coding sequence ATGGTAGATAAAATTCTTTCACAAGAAGAAGTTGATGCCCTTTTAAGAGGGTTAAGTGACGGTGAAATCGAATCGGCAGAAACAGCAAAGGTTGATTATGATGAAAGTGGTATAAGACCTTACGATTTAACTGCTCAGGATCGCATTATTCGCGGTCGCATGCCGACTCTGGAAATCATAAACGAGCGTTTCGCACGCCTTTACCGAGTAAATATTTCCGGTGCACTAAGACGAGTCGTTGATGTATCAACGACTACTACAGAAATGCTTAAGTTTGGCGAATTTCTAAAAACTCTCCCTGTGCCGACAAGTTTACACATAATCAAAATGGATCCTCTTAGAGGGCACGTCCTACTGGTGATTGAAAGTAAGCTAATATTTAACCTGCTCGATTGTTTCTTCGGGGGCACAGGAAAAAGCCGATTTAAGATTGAAGGGCGTGATTTCACGTCTATAGAAAACAGAGTAATCATGCGGCTCGTTCAGTCTGTTATAACCGAGCTGGACAATGCCTGGAAACCGGTAATTCCAGTGCAGTTTCAATATGTCAGATCAGAAGTAAATCCTCAATTTGCAGCTATTGTTCCGCCTAGCGATTTGGTGATTGTAATTCATTTCGAATTTGAGCTAGATCAATCCATTGGGAAGATGATCTTATGCCTGCCCTATTCTACCATAGAACCCATCAGACAGAGGCTTCACGCAAGCTATCAGAGCGACCAATTGGAAATTGATGAAACGTGGATACGAAGGCTCAAGAAACGTATTAGCGAAATCAGTGTAAACATCGTAGCAGAACTCGGTCGAACTCAGATAAAACCCAAGGACTTACTTAAACTTGAAAAGGGTGATGTGCTTGTTTTAAATCAAGATGTGGGAAAACCAATAGTAGTAAGAGTCCAGGGAGTTAAAAAATTTCTCGGATTCCCAGGAACTTACCATGGGAGTAAAGCAGTAAAGATTGCAGAATTTGTCTATCCAGAAACTGAGTAA
- a CDS encoding motility protein A codes for MDAATFMGIIVGFSLVLIAIMFGGGIDIFFNLPAAMIVFGGTLGITLIRHSLNEVVGMAKVVKNAFFVKMWSYDYVINLFLDFAHKARKEGILALEDDLQYLKDEFLTKSLQMAIDGMDPESIKEILEREIDYLQERHHSGAEILDTMGTFFPAMGMIGTLIGLVQMLRTMSDPSTIGPAMAVALLTTFYGAVGANLICLPMAGKLRARSKEETIIKEMIIVGVISLTMGENPRILEQKLHSFVPSSKRISRFQ; via the coding sequence ATGGATGCAGCGACCTTCATGGGTATCATTGTTGGGTTTTCTCTTGTTCTCATAGCAATCATGTTCGGTGGCGGCATAGATATTTTCTTTAATCTTCCAGCGGCTATGATAGTATTTGGAGGAACACTGGGAATAACTTTAATTCGACATTCTCTCAACGAAGTTGTTGGTATGGCTAAAGTGGTAAAAAATGCATTTTTCGTAAAGATGTGGAGCTACGATTATGTTATTAATCTTTTTTTAGACTTTGCTCACAAAGCAAGAAAAGAAGGCATTCTCGCTTTAGAAGATGACCTTCAATACCTGAAAGACGAATTTCTCACTAAATCTCTGCAGATGGCTATCGATGGAATGGATCCGGAATCTATCAAAGAAATCCTTGAGCGGGAAATTGACTATCTCCAGGAACGGCATCATTCGGGAGCCGAAATTTTAGACACTATGGGCACATTCTTCCCAGCCATGGGAATGATTGGAACTCTTATAGGATTAGTGCAGATGCTAAGAACCATGTCTGACCCATCAACAATAGGTCCAGCTATGGCTGTGGCTTTGCTCACAACTTTTTATGGAGCGGTGGGAGCCAATTTGATATGTCTTCCTATGGCGGGTAAATTGAGAGCTAGAAGCAAAGAAGAAACCATCATAAAGGAGATGATTATTGTCGGGGTAATTTCCCTTACAATGGGTGAAAACCCTAGAATTTTGGAACAAAAGCTGCATTCATTTGTGCCATCGAGTAAAAGAATAAGCCGATTTCAGTAA
- the fliP gene encoding flagellar type III secretion system pore protein FliP (The bacterial flagellar biogenesis protein FliP forms a type III secretion system (T3SS)-type pore required for flagellar assembly.) has protein sequence MNQKHWITVFLTALFILLTFFSSAFAVELKIPPLTLDLKSPQGADQLSTVLKIALVLTVVSVAPAILLLMTSFTRIVVVFSFLRHALGTQQAPPNQILVSLALFLTFFIMKPVWNQAYEKAYLPYKEGEITDEEFLDNFVKPFKDFMLKNTRKKDLALFASLSTGGEKPETPENLSLTTIIPAFAVSEIKTAFEIGFLIYVPFLILDMVVASILLSMGMMMLPPVMISLPFKIMLFILVDGWSLLVESLIKSFSPL, from the coding sequence ATGAACCAAAAGCATTGGATTACAGTTTTTTTGACAGCTTTGTTCATTTTGTTGACGTTTTTTTCTTCTGCTTTTGCGGTGGAATTAAAAATACCTCCGCTCACACTGGATCTTAAATCACCTCAAGGAGCCGATCAACTTTCCACAGTTCTTAAAATTGCCTTGGTTTTAACGGTCGTATCCGTAGCCCCAGCAATTTTGCTTCTTATGACATCGTTTACACGCATCGTTGTGGTTTTTTCTTTTCTTCGCCATGCCCTTGGAACCCAGCAGGCCCCTCCAAACCAGATCCTTGTATCACTGGCTCTATTTCTAACCTTCTTCATAATGAAGCCGGTATGGAACCAAGCTTACGAAAAAGCATATCTTCCTTACAAAGAAGGAGAAATTACCGATGAGGAATTTCTCGACAACTTTGTAAAGCCATTCAAAGATTTCATGCTTAAAAATACCAGGAAAAAAGATCTAGCTCTTTTTGCTTCTCTTTCAACAGGCGGCGAAAAACCCGAAACACCCGAAAATCTTTCCCTAACCACCATCATTCCAGCCTTCGCTGTAAGCGAAATTAAAACCGCTTTTGAGATTGGATTTTTAATTTATGTTCCCTTTCTCATATTGGATATGGTGGTAGCAAGTATTCTTTTATCTATGGGTATGATGATGCTTCCTCCTGTAATGATCTCCCTTCCGTTTAAAATTATGCTTTTCATATTGGTTGATGGGTGGAGTCTTCTGGTGGAATCACTAATAAAGAGCTTTTCGCCGTTGTAG
- the fliQ gene encoding flagellar biosynthesis protein FliQ translates to MTTEFIIGLGRQALETMLMVSLPVLMVSLIVGIIVSIFQAVTQIQEATITFVPKIVATFIALLIFGGWMINRISYLTREIFQNIPFWIR, encoded by the coding sequence GTGACCACTGAATTCATAATTGGGCTTGGACGCCAAGCCTTAGAAACAATGCTTATGGTGAGCCTTCCGGTTTTGATGGTAAGTCTCATCGTGGGAATAATAGTTAGTATCTTCCAGGCAGTAACTCAGATTCAGGAAGCAACGATTACTTTCGTACCAAAGATTGTTGCTACCTTTATTGCCCTCCTCATTTTCGGAGGCTGGATGATAAATCGAATTTCATACCTGACGCGAGAAATTTTTCAAAATATCCCATTCTGGATCCGCTAG
- the pstB gene encoding phosphate ABC transporter ATP-binding protein PstB has translation MSHEESKEPCIICRDVNVFYGSKHAIKDVSLDIYRQEVLAIIGASGCGKSTFIRCLNRMNDTIEGCRVTGQIIFDGIDIYSKDADVVLLRARVGMVFQKPNPFPKSIYENVAYGPRIHGLAQTKSELDEIVEMALRRAWLWDEVKDRLSHSGLSLSGGQQQRLCIARTIAVNPEVILMDEPCSALDPIATARIEELIAELSKEYAIVIVTHSLQQAARVSHRTAFFHLGSMIEIGPTEEIFTKPSKKLTEDYITGRFG, from the coding sequence ATGTCTCATGAAGAATCCAAAGAACCGTGCATAATATGTCGGGACGTTAATGTGTTTTATGGATCCAAACACGCCATAAAGGACGTTTCCCTTGACATTTACAGACAGGAAGTTCTGGCAATCATTGGAGCTTCTGGTTGTGGGAAATCGACTTTCATAAGGTGTCTCAATAGAATGAACGACACCATTGAAGGCTGCCGAGTTACAGGTCAGATTATTTTTGATGGAATTGATATATACAGCAAAGATGCCGATGTAGTGCTTCTTCGAGCTCGTGTGGGGATGGTTTTTCAAAAGCCAAATCCATTTCCTAAATCCATATATGAAAACGTGGCTTACGGTCCTAGGATTCATGGACTAGCCCAAACTAAAAGTGAACTTGACGAAATCGTTGAGATGGCATTGAGAAGAGCCTGGCTGTGGGATGAAGTTAAGGATAGATTATCTCATTCTGGTTTAAGCCTATCCGGAGGCCAGCAGCAAAGATTGTGCATAGCAAGAACTATTGCCGTAAATCCGGAAGTTATTCTGATGGATGAACCCTGTTCCGCTCTGGATCCCATCGCAACCGCTCGTATAGAAGAACTTATTGCCGAACTAAGCAAAGAATACGCAATTGTGATAGTGACTCATTCCCTTCAGCAAGCGGCAAGAGTATCCCACAGAACGGCTTTTTTCCATTTGGGAAGTATGATTGAAATAGGTCCCACCGAGGAAATTTTTACAAAGCCATCAAAAAAACTCACCGAAGACTATATCACGGGAAGGTTCGGTTAG
- a CDS encoding flagellar hook assembly protein FlgD, translating to MIVGEPYILGIPPFANQDKTLIDLQKNKVLDLNAFLTMFTTQLEHQDPLNPMQSYELAAQLAQFSTVEQLIRANKYLEEGTQYLSSINNLEVVGLIGKYVKGFTDLITVKDGVPKNLNFTMESKGLVTIKIYDQSGKLVRSIDKGQLDKGSYSVDWDGLDNQGNKVPDGDYRIEIEVVNEKGQKQTIYPDAEGKVTSLKFINGLPYLVLDDDEGLKMPAGFVLQIWNEDHKAASSNTQESSSNTNG from the coding sequence ATGATAGTTGGTGAACCTTATATACTTGGCATTCCACCCTTTGCAAATCAGGATAAAACTCTAATCGATTTGCAAAAAAACAAGGTTCTGGATCTAAATGCCTTTCTTACAATGTTCACGACTCAATTAGAGCACCAGGACCCATTAAATCCTATGCAGTCCTACGAATTGGCAGCGCAACTAGCTCAATTCAGCACCGTAGAACAACTAATCAGAGCGAACAAATATCTCGAGGAAGGTACGCAGTATTTGTCATCCATAAACAACTTGGAAGTTGTTGGTCTTATTGGAAAATATGTAAAGGGTTTTACTGATCTCATAACGGTTAAGGACGGCGTCCCCAAAAATCTAAACTTCACCATGGAAAGCAAAGGACTAGTCACAATAAAGATTTATGACCAATCAGGTAAACTCGTCAGATCCATTGATAAGGGTCAGCTTGATAAAGGATCCTACTCTGTCGATTGGGATGGACTGGACAACCAGGGCAACAAAGTTCCGGATGGAGATTACCGAATTGAAATTGAGGTTGTTAACGAAAAAGGTCAGAAGCAAACAATATATCCTGATGCCGAAGGTAAAGTAACAAGCCTTAAGTTCATAAACGGGCTTCCATATCTGGTGCTGGATGATGACGAAGGACTAAAAATGCCTGCGGGCTTTGTTCTGCAAATATGGAATGAAGATCACAAAGCGGCTAGTAGTAATACTCAGGAATCTTCATCAAACACAAATGGTTAA
- the fliO gene encoding flagellar biosynthetic protein FliO, with protein sequence MEQPSFGYLLLKTAGVLVLIIALMFFLVFLLRRYSPTLLRKYSSERQIKVIERCSLSPKHSLVLVEIDGIQFLVGIGPQNIVINEKSSSTSGGNREAPILNNEANL encoded by the coding sequence GTGGAACAGCCATCTTTTGGTTATCTTTTGCTTAAAACGGCTGGAGTTTTAGTTCTAATAATTGCATTGATGTTTTTCCTCGTTTTTTTGCTACGAAGATATTCTCCCACACTACTTCGTAAATATAGCAGTGAGAGACAAATAAAGGTTATAGAAAGATGTTCTCTCTCCCCAAAACACTCACTGGTTCTGGTTGAGATCGATGGAATTCAATTTCTAGTGGGCATAGGTCCTCAAAACATAGTTATAAACGAGAAATCTTCTTCCACCAGCGGGGGTAATAGAGAAGCCCCTATCTTAAATAACGAAGCCAATCTATGA